The genomic region CTTTGATGATGTTTTGCAATGATACCGTATCCGGTAAGGACGCTTGTTCCGATAAACTCGACCAGATGGGACAAAGACCCCTTTTGTGCATATTCCAACGCCTCGTAGTAATCCGCTTTCCTATTCTTTTCAATTATGCAGGGTGCGTATCCGGCGTCAATAAGCTGCATGATGGCAAGAATGCGCCCGACCCTTCCGTTCCCGTCCCCAAACGGATGGACCGCTTCAAAAGCCGCATGAAAGGCCGCCGCCCTTTCTACGATACTGCCTTTTTGTCTTTTTGCTTCTTTGATAGCCGCTCTCATTTCGTCCTCGATATCTTCAGGAGCAGGCAGGGCAAACGTAACGCCTCTTATGGCCCTGTGGTGCCTGGAATACTTTCCCGCATCGCTTCTGATCCCCTGCATAAGGACCCTATGAAGGCTCTTAATTGTGTCTTCTTTTAGAGGCCCCTCCATCTCTCCGTCAAAGACCATGTTAAGGGCTGCTGCGTGATTGGTAGCCTCCAGATGTTCGATGTACGATTTGTCGGCAATATGGCCTTTATCAAAAATTATCGTGTCGGTCTGCTTCTTTGTCAGGGTGCTTCCTTCGATGGCATTTGAGTTGTAGGTCAACTCAAGCATGATCTCCTCCCTGATGCGCAGGTCGTCTCTGATGAGCCTCGAGCAGTCTTTGAACCTCTTCTTGAGTTCTTTTATGTCTTTCAAGAGCCGTCTTATCTGGCTTGCGGGGACCGGCTTGATGCCGACCTTTTCCTTGTAGCAAGCGCTTATTTTGTTCTGCGCTAAAAGGCGGGGCACAGCCCTTTTGTTAAGCCATCGGTTAAGCGCGGCAAAGGTGACGCCCAGTTCGGATGCTAATTTTGCCTGGGAAATGCCCGTTTTGTCCAGGATCTCTCTCAATTGTGTTATATAGTTATGAGGTTTCATATGAAAAAGTATATAGTAAACTATATAAGATGTCAAGGGTGCAAAGACTGCGGGTCCAAATCCGTATATTTTGTCCGGTTATCTAAATATTTCCGTCACAAAAAGGATCCTGTTCGAGCCCATTTGATAGAGTTCAAACGGAACGGCAGACCTGCCGTTCTTCTGGGAAAAATACCCGTTCTTTTTCATGTGGGCCTCAAGGGCAGGGTAGGCCTTCATGGGGCCGATCATATACGACAGAGAGTTCCTGATGGGAAATTCCGCGACCATACTCAAACTTTTCTTGATAGTTTTGAGCTTATACTTTTTTCCGAGACTTTTGACTTTTTTCATGTCCTTGCTGTCAATTAAGCAGCCGCAGTCGCTGCGCAGGCGGTCCTTGCTAACTTTTGACGGGTCATCATAATAGATGCCGATGCCGTCGCGGGTCGTTATTTTGTCGGCTTTCAGAGACTCATAGACCCTGCTGAAAACAGTTCCGGTCTGGGAGTAGGGGCCGACAAAGTGCTCATAAACCAGAGTATAAGGGCCCATTTCCTTTTCTTCAATTTTCACGGAGCTAAATACGCCCATATAGACCAGAAAAGACACAATTGCCGCAGCAAGCACCAGAAGCGAAATCGCGCCCCATTCTAGTATTTTCATTTAGCGTTCCTCCTTCAGGATATTATCTAACAGATGACACAAGCCTGCAAGACTTGCTCAAGGACAAGGAAGCTCGCAAAAATAGCATTCGCATCAATAATTATTTGGACTTGCTTTTGTGAGTTCGGAGGGGGTGGGATTTGAACCCACGGCTCCCGTTTCCGGGATCTAACGGTTTAGCAAACCGCCCTCTTAAGCCACTTGAGTACCCCTCCAGAACAGTATTGAGTGTGAGTTTGAGCCTTGAGTATTGAGCGCTCAAGACTAAGTACTCACACTATGGCTCAAGACTGATCAGGACCGCAAACCCAATACTAATCAATTATAGCGGATTATAATGAATCTATCAGCCCAAAAAGCATTTTTGATATTTCTTCAAAAATCAAATAAAGACTGTTGTGCTCTTGATCGCTAATAATCCGGTCATCTCTCAAAATATCAATGATCGCGACAGTTTCATAAGTGACCCTCTGGCAATCGTAAAGAAGTTCTTTTTGTCTGCCTTTGTCGCCTTGCCGGTACCTTCGGCGATATTCAGCAATATCCCGAGAACGCTTCGTTTTAATTGATCATTAATGCTTTTTTCTGTCCCGTGCTTTTCCCGGAGAATAGAATAAAGGAGTTTCCTGGCTTCTCTGGTTTTTTGATATACGGTTAGTTTTTCGAAATCAAACATGTTAGCACAGTATTGAGTGTGAGTTTGAGCCTTGAGTATTGAGCGCTCAAGACTAAGTACTCACACTATGGCTCAAGACTCATTCTAACAAAAGGGTGTTAGGGTTGCAAATTATCTGTTAAGTACCCAGACGGCCCAGGTCAGATAGGACGCAAAACTGACCCAGAGCAGGTATGGGACAAGAAGTGCGCCTGCCCATTTGTTCAGTTTCCCCATCAAATAAATGCTCGCCGCAATAAGGCACCACAGTACCGCAATAACGAGCAGGCCGCCAAAAAGCTGGCGCCAGCCGAAAAAGACGATAGACCACAGAGAATTAAAAGCGAGCTGCAGGGCAAACACGGACAGGGCCGTTATTGAGGCCTTGTCAAAATTCCATTTTCTTATTACAAGGAACAGTGCGATCCCCATGAACACATAAAGCGTTGTCCAGACGGGACCAAAGACCCAGTTCGGCGGATTAAGCGCCGGCTTGATAAGACCCGCGTACCAGGTGGGGATAGAAGGATAGGTGTAGATAGAGCCTATCACTCCGGCCAGCAGACAGACGGCGATCGAAGCAGCCAGGGTCAGGATATCTTTTATCATTTTAGTATGAACTCCTTTAAATTGTCGTATGCAGGTGCTATCTTGAGCCCTCCTCTGGGCCCGGCAAACTTTCCTCCTGTTATCACCTCCCTGTAGGCTTTTTCGGGCGCAAAACCTTTTTCTTCAACAAGATACCGGCCGATAACGGCGCCCGTCCTGTCGGCCCCCCATTTGCAGTGAACATAGACAGGGCTCTTCATCGCTTCTTTTATCATAGCCCATTCCCTTGAGTTCGGTACTCTGCTTGAATGCATCGGGACATGAAGTCTTTTCATCTTTGCCGTGTCAAGGAGCCTGCGGTACCTGTCCTGGATGCGTCCTGTATTTTCAAGGTCAATTACTTTATCTATCCCACGGGCTTTAAGGGAGCCCAGGATCGACAGGACTTTCTTGTCGGAATTTCCAAAATTGTTGTCAGGACCAAGGGGATGGCCTCCCGCGCAGACATTTTCATCTATAACGCGGAAGTTATAGGGGATTGTCGGGCTTTCAATGGCATAGAGAGGAATACCCTCCAAAGCGCCAAAAAGAACGATCAGCAGGCCCACGATCA from Candidatus Margulisiibacteriota bacterium harbors:
- a CDS encoding Fic family protein, coding for MKPHNYITQLREILDKTGISQAKLASELGVTFAALNRWLNKRAVPRLLAQNKISACYKEKVGIKPVPASQIRRLLKDIKELKKRFKDCSRLIRDDLRIREEIMLELTYNSNAIEGSTLTKKQTDTIIFDKGHIADKSYIEHLEATNHAAALNMVFDGEMEGPLKEDTIKSLHRVLMQGIRSDAGKYSRHHRAIRGVTFALPAPEDIEDEMRAAIKEAKRQKGSIVERAAAFHAAFEAVHPFGDGNGRVGRILAIMQLIDAGYAPCIIEKNRKADYYEALEYAQKGSLSHLVEFIGTSVLTGYGIIAKHHQRKRRVKNGGSERRKQI
- a CDS encoding four helix bundle protein, whose amino-acid sequence is MFDFEKLTVYQKTREARKLLYSILREKHGTEKSINDQLKRSVLGILLNIAEGTGKATKADKKNFFTIARGSLMKLSRSLIF
- a CDS encoding TspO/MBR family protein, which gives rise to MIKDILTLAASIAVCLLAGVIGSIYTYPSIPTWYAGLIKPALNPPNWVFGPVWTTLYVFMGIALFLVIRKWNFDKASITALSVFALQLAFNSLWSIVFFGWRQLFGGLLVIAVLWCLIAASIYLMGKLNKWAGALLVPYLLWVSFASYLTWAVWVLNR